The Litorilinea aerophila genome contains the following window.
CTGGCAGTAGGGCTGGGTGGGGTTGTTGCGGAAGTAGTTCTGGTGGTATGCCTCGGCCCGGTAGAAGGTCGTGTAGGGCGCCAGCTCGGTGACGATGGGATCGGGCCAGATGCCCGCTGCCTCTATCTCCGCCATCACCTCCTGGGCGATGCGTTTCTGTTCCTCGTCGTGGTAGAAGATCACCGAGCGATACTGGGGCCCCACGTCCGCACCCTGGCGGTTGAGGGTGGTGGGATCGTGGATGGTGAAGAAGACCTGAAGGAGCTCGCGGAAGGAGATCACCGACGGATCCAAGGTGATCTGCACCACCTCGGCGTGGCCGGTGGTGCCGGTGCAGACCTGGCGATAGGTGGGATTGGGCACGGAACCGCCGGCATAGCCCGATTCCACCTTCTCCACGCCTGTGAGCTCCTGGTAGACCGCTTCCAGGCACCAGAAGCAGCCCCCGCCCAGGGTGGCTACTGAATGGGCGGGGGAACCTGTGTCGTTGGCGGATGTTGCAGCCATGGGTGGAACGTCCTTTCCGCGCTCGAAGCGCGTTGGCTATTCGGCCAGCTTCTCCTGCAGGAGCTGCTGCACCAGCTGGGGGTTGGCCTTGCCCTGGGTCTGGCGCATGACCTGCCCCACGAAAAAGCCCATGAGCCCGGTCTTGCCGCCCCGATATTGGGCCACTTTGTCCGGGTTGGCCTGGATGACCTGCTGTACCAGGGGCGCCAGGGCCTCGGCGTCGGTAATCTGCTGGAGCCCCCGACGCTGCACAATGGCCTGGGGATCCTCGCCTGTGGTTAACATCTCGGCGAAGACTTCCTTGGCCGCGGTGGTGGAGATGACCTCCCGATCGATCAGCGCGACCAGCTGGCCCATCTGTTCAGGCCGGACGGGCAACTGGTCCAGGCTGCGGCCCTTGAGCTCCCGCAACAGCTCGTTGATGATCCAGTTGGCGATGGCCTTGGGGTTGTGGTGGACGGCCAGGGCCGCCTCGAAGTACTCCGCCAGGGCCAGGTCGCCGGTGAGGATGTCCGCATCCTCGAAGGTCAGGCCCAGCTCCTGGGTGTAGCGGTTGAGCCGGGCCGCCAGCTCGGGGTTGGCCGCGCGGGCCTGATCCCGGGCTTCGGAGCGGGCGCCCACATCGCCCTCGGCGGACGAGTCGGCCGGCTGGGCCGGCGCCTCGGGTTTGGGGCGGGCCGGCTGCTGGG
Protein-coding sequences here:
- the msrA gene encoding peptide-methionine (S)-S-oxide reductase MsrA, producing MAATSANDTGSPAHSVATLGGGCFWCLEAVYQELTGVEKVESGYAGGSVPNPTYRQVCTGTTGHAEVVQITLDPSVISFRELLQVFFTIHDPTTLNRQGADVGPQYRSVIFYHDEEQKRIAQEVMAEIEAAGIWPDPIVTELAPYTTFYRAEAYHQNYFRNNPTQPYCQVVIAPKVAKFRKQFMEKLKRSV